CCGATATATCCGGCAAGGCGGTGGCGGTGGAATCCGGTTCCACGCTGGAGCAGGATCTGGTCGACGCGAACACCAAGCTGGCGGCTTCGGGCAAGGCGCCGATCAAGATCGTGGCCCTGCCCAAGGCCAGCGATGCGTTCCAGCAGCTCACGACCGGCCTGGTCGATATCTATTACGGCTCAACCGTCCAGGAGGCCTATTTCAACAGCCAGAATGCCAGTCAGGTCAAACTGGCGAGCCCACAGACCAGCGCCTTCTATACCGGCGTCGGCACGCTGAAGAAGGACGCCGACCTGCATGACGCCCTCGCAGCGGCCTTCAAGGCGATCCAGGCCAGTGGCGAGTACGACAAGATCGTGAAAGCATGGAAGTTCGATGCGATGGCCTATAAGCCGTGAGCCGAAGAGGAACTCCATGCTGCATATCGGTGGGATCAATTTCGATCTGGACTTCTTCCTACGCTATCTGCTGACTCCGCCGAAGTCGATCTGGGAAGGCCTCTGGGTAACGATCGAGGTATCGCTGCTGGCGCAGATCGCCGGGGTGATGCTGGGACTCCTGGTCGGGCTTGCCCGATTGTCGAACATCACCGTCATCAGGCTGGGGGCCGCGCTCTATTCCTGGGCGTGGCGCGGCACCCCGGTCCTGGTGCAGCTCCTGATCGTCTATACGGGCGTGGCGGCGGCCGGCATCTACCGCTACCCCGACCTCGTCATCGGTCCCCTGGTCGTTCCCGGCGCCCTGCAGGCGGCGTTGATCACGCTGGCGCTGAACGAGGCCGCCTATATGGGCGAGATCTTTCGCGCCGCCATCCAAGCGATTGATCGCGGCCAGACAGACGCCGCCCGTGCGATCGGCATGCGGCCCTGGGGGGCGTTGCGTTGGGTCATCCTGCCCCAGGCCGCGCGGATCATCCTCCCGCCTCTCGGCAATGAGTTTACGCTGATGATCAAGGGAACCTCCCTGCTGAGCGTGATCGGGGTGCGCGAGCTGTTCGGAACCGTCCAGAACATCAACTCGGCGACCTTCCGCACCTTCGAGCTCTTCCTCATCGCCGCGATCTGGTATCTGGCGCTGACGACCGTCTTGAGCATCGGCCAGCGATTCCTCGAGATCCGGCTGAGCCGCCATGAACGGACCGCCGCAACGGTCCCTGCCAACCGCTCGCTTCTGTCGCGGCGGGTCTGATCATGACAACCGTTGCCGCCGGCCCAGAAACGAACCTTTCGCCCGCGGCGGGACTTGCGCTGGTGCAGGTGATCGATGTGCACAAATCCTTCGGCACTCTTCCCGTCCTCAAGGGAGTGTCGCTGGAGGTGGCGCGTGGCGAGGTGGTCGTCCTGGTCGGCCCTTCCGGTTCCGGCAAGACCACGCTCGTGCGCTGCATCAATCGTCTGGAAACGATCGATCGCGGCCGGATCTATGTCGATGGCGAGCTGATCGGCTATCGGGAACGCGGTGGGCGGCTGATCATCGAGGGCGAGCGCCAGGTGGCCCGCCATCGCGAGCATATCGGTATGGTATTCCAGCGCTTCAATCTGTTCCCGCATCTGACAGCGTTGGAAAACGTCATGATCGGTCCCTTGCGGGTTCAACGTCGGCCGATGAAGGAGATTCGGACGGAGGCGGCGGCGTTGCTGGCGAAAGTGGGACTTTCCGACAAGCTCGGCACCTACCCCGCCCATCTGTCGGGCGGGCAGCAGCAACGCGTGGCCATCGCACGGGCGCTGGCGATGAAGCCCGCCGTCATGTTGTTCGATGAGCCGACCAGTGCGCTCGATCCCGAAACGGTGGACGAGGTGCTTGAGGTCATGCGGGCCCTGGCGCAGGGCGGCATGACGATGATCGTGGTCACGCACGAGATGCGGTTTGCGCGCGAGGTGGCGGACAGGGTGATCATGATGGATCAGGGCCTGATCGTCGAAATGGCGTCGGGACAGGACTTCTTCGCAGCGCCGAAGAGCGAGCGAACCCGCGCCTTTCTGGCGTCGATTTTATGACCGGCCCCAGGGCTTCAGAAAATCGCGGCTGGCCCTGGCTGGGCGATTATGAGCGCCATCCGCGCCTCTATGCGGCGCGTCCCGTGATCGGCGAAAGGGCGATGATCTCCACACCGCACCATCTGGCGACGGCGATCGGCATGGAGGTCTTGCGATCCGGTGGCAATGCGGTCG
The nucleotide sequence above comes from Hypericibacter terrae. Encoded proteins:
- a CDS encoding amino acid ABC transporter ATP-binding protein, which encodes MTTVAAGPETNLSPAAGLALVQVIDVHKSFGTLPVLKGVSLEVARGEVVVLVGPSGSGKTTLVRCINRLETIDRGRIYVDGELIGYRERGGRLIIEGERQVARHREHIGMVFQRFNLFPHLTALENVMIGPLRVQRRPMKEIRTEAAALLAKVGLSDKLGTYPAHLSGGQQQRVAIARALAMKPAVMLFDEPTSALDPETVDEVLEVMRALAQGGMTMIVVTHEMRFAREVADRVIMMDQGLIVEMASGQDFFAAPKSERTRAFLASIL
- a CDS encoding amino acid ABC transporter permease → MLHIGGINFDLDFFLRYLLTPPKSIWEGLWVTIEVSLLAQIAGVMLGLLVGLARLSNITVIRLGAALYSWAWRGTPVLVQLLIVYTGVAAAGIYRYPDLVIGPLVVPGALQAALITLALNEAAYMGEIFRAAIQAIDRGQTDAARAIGMRPWGALRWVILPQAARIILPPLGNEFTLMIKGTSLLSVIGVRELFGTVQNINSATFRTFELFLIAAIWYLALTTVLSIGQRFLEIRLSRHERTAATVPANRSLLSRRV